Proteins encoded by one window of Lactobacillus paragasseri:
- the abc-f gene encoding ribosomal protection-like ABC-F family protein: MSNIKISNLSFKYSDSSENIFNNLNLDLDSSWKLGLVGRNGRGKTTFLNLLRGKLQGTGAIKANLEFNYFPLYVENEEQLTLYALEEQVQFDRWELERELNLMQVDANLIWQPFNTLSGGEQTKILLALSFINKDAFPLIDEPTNHLDEESRKQVVRYLQKHSQGYIVVSHDRDFLNQVTNHVLAIENTEIHLYQGNYASYEDTKEKRDKFNQEKNEKLRGQIKTLNASRQRIKGYSLQSENNKKASAHKNEIHADINKGFFGHKAAKIMKRSKNIERRMNKDIQDRKGLIRNVESVPELEMNFQPNYHSTLLETRHLDLKVQDKKLFKDLNLIVKKRGIVSLEGKNGSGKSTFLKSVLNKNIDVTYQGILSLTNGLKISYLPQNFVEYSGTLAEFVQKEHLSYEKMLNMLRKMGFPRTSFETRIEEMSMGQQKRVAIAKSLVEEADLYLWDEPANYLDVFNQDQLIDVLKKVKPAMLLVEHDEYFISQVASKRIKLKVDD, encoded by the coding sequence ATGAGCAATATTAAGATTTCAAACCTTTCTTTTAAATATTCCGACAGTAGTGAAAATATTTTTAATAATTTAAATTTAGATTTGGATAGTAGTTGGAAATTAGGACTTGTAGGCAGAAATGGCAGAGGAAAGACAACATTCTTGAATCTGTTACGTGGAAAATTGCAAGGAACAGGAGCCATCAAAGCTAACCTTGAATTTAATTACTTTCCTCTTTATGTGGAAAATGAAGAACAATTAACTCTCTATGCTTTAGAAGAACAAGTTCAATTTGACCGGTGGGAACTTGAACGTGAATTGAATTTAATGCAAGTAGACGCTAATCTTATTTGGCAACCTTTTAATACTTTAAGTGGAGGGGAGCAAACTAAGATATTATTAGCTTTATCTTTTATTAATAAGGATGCTTTTCCATTAATTGACGAACCAACGAATCATTTAGACGAAGAGTCGCGAAAACAAGTGGTTAGATATTTGCAAAAACATTCGCAAGGTTATATTGTTGTGAGTCATGATCGAGATTTTTTAAATCAGGTAACTAATCATGTTCTTGCAATTGAAAATACAGAGATTCATTTATATCAGGGAAATTATGCAAGCTATGAAGATACTAAAGAGAAGCGTGATAAGTTTAACCAGGAGAAAAATGAAAAACTCCGTGGTCAAATTAAAACTTTAAATGCAAGTAGACAGCGTATTAAAGGATATTCACTTCAATCAGAAAATAATAAAAAAGCTAGTGCACATAAGAATGAAATTCATGCAGATATTAATAAGGGATTTTTTGGTCATAAGGCTGCTAAGATAATGAAAAGATCAAAAAATATTGAAAGAAGGATGAATAAAGATATCCAAGATAGAAAAGGTTTAATAAGGAATGTTGAATCTGTGCCAGAATTAGAGATGAATTTTCAACCAAACTATCACTCGACTTTATTAGAAACTCGGCATTTAGATTTGAAAGTTCAAGATAAAAAGTTGTTTAAAGACCTAAATTTAATTGTTAAAAAACGAGGAATTGTTTCCCTTGAAGGAAAAAATGGATCGGGAAAATCTACTTTTTTGAAAAGTGTTTTAAATAAAAATATAGATGTAACTTATCAAGGAATTTTAAGTTTAACTAATGGTTTAAAAATTTCCTATTTACCACAAAATTTTGTAGAATATTCAGGCACTTTGGCAGAATTTGTTCAAAAGGAACATTTGTCTTATGAGAAAATGCTTAATATGCTTAGAAAAATGGGTTTTCCTAGAACAAGTTTTGAGACGAGAATTGAAGAAATGAGCATGGGGCAGCAAAAAAGAGTGGCCATTGCTAAGTCATTAGTTGAAGAGGCTGACCTTTATCTGTGGGATGAGCCAGCAAATTACCTAGATGTGTTTAACCAAGATCAATTAATTGATGTTTTAAAGAAGGTTAAACCAGCGATGCTTTTAGTTGAGCATGATGAGTATTTTATTAGTCAAGTAGCAAGTAAACGGATAAAATTAAAGGTAGATGACTAG
- a CDS encoding class A sortase — protein sequence MAKKTRNTSKKAWIVRIAAIILLIIGLGMIFNSQIRDFMVRQNQTTALKNLNKDTVKKNQAKKGMFDFSKVEEIDFGKVTKSRVNNTADAIGAIAIPSVKMYLPIMKGLSNDAMSTGGGTMRPDQVMGKGNYPLAGHYMTAKGVLFSPLEDTKLGEKVYLTNLDKIYIYRIYMKKVVDPTAVWLVDNTKQNIVTLITCADGGVNRWAIRGKLIAEKPATDKNLQVFKLK from the coding sequence ATGGCAAAAAAAACAAGAAATACTTCTAAAAAAGCTTGGATAGTTAGAATTGCTGCGATTATTTTATTAATCATCGGTTTAGGGATGATTTTTAATAGTCAAATCCGAGATTTCATGGTTCGACAAAATCAGACTACTGCTTTGAAGAACTTAAACAAAGATACTGTTAAAAAAAATCAAGCAAAAAAAGGAATGTTCGATTTCTCAAAAGTTGAAGAAATTGATTTTGGAAAGGTGACTAAATCAAGGGTTAATAATACTGCTGATGCAATTGGCGCAATCGCAATTCCAAGTGTAAAAATGTATCTTCCAATTATGAAGGGGTTAAGTAATGATGCCATGTCGACTGGTGGTGGAACAATGCGTCCAGACCAAGTTATGGGCAAGGGAAACTATCCTTTAGCAGGTCACTATATGACAGCCAAGGGTGTTTTATTTTCACCACTTGAAGACACTAAATTGGGCGAAAAAGTATACTTAACTAATCTTGATAAAATTTATATTTATCGAATTTATATGAAAAAGGTTGTAGACCCAACTGCTGTTTGGTTAGTCGATAATACTAAGCAAAATATTGTTACTTTAATTACATGTGCTGATGGTGGTGTTAATCGCTGGGCGATTAGGGGAAAATTAATTGCTGAAAAGCCAGCTACAGATAAGAATTTACAAGTTTTCAAACTTAAATAA
- the lepA gene encoding translation elongation factor 4, whose protein sequence is MDIKKLQDYQKHIRNFSIVAHIDHGKSTIADRILELTDTVSERQMKNQLLDDMPLERQRGITIKLNSVEVKYHAKDGETYIFHLIDTPGHVDFSYEVSRSLAACEGALLVVDATQGVQAQTLANTYLAIDDDLEILPVINKIDLPSADPEMCKNEIEEMIGLDASDAVEVSGKTGQGIPELLEEIVKKVPAPTGDLNAPLKALIFDSKYDDYRGVVLSVRIEEGTVKPGDKIRIMNTGKEFEVTEVGVSSPHPVKKDMLIAGDVGYLTANIKSVRETRVGDTITSAENPTEKPLPGYRQIPPMVYSGMYPVDNQKYDDLKEALQKLQLNDAALEFEPETSQALGFGFRCGFLGLLHMDVVQERLEQEFGMDLIMTAPSVDYHAIMNDGSTKLIDNPADLPDAGEYKEVQEPYVKAEVMVPNDFVGPVMELCQRKRGEFVTMDYLDKYRVNVIYNMPLAEIIYDFFDELKSSTKGYASLDYEITGYRATDLVKIDMLLNKEPIDALSFIAHREEAQNRARQMTTMLKKLIPRQNFEVDIQGAIGAKIISRATIKPYRKDVTWKIHTGDPDRRAKLLEKQRRGKKRMKAVGKVEVPQDAFMAVLKMNDDDIKGK, encoded by the coding sequence ATGGATATTAAAAAATTACAAGACTATCAAAAACATATTCGGAATTTTTCGATCGTTGCTCATATTGATCATGGTAAGTCAACGATTGCAGATCGTATTTTAGAATTAACCGATACTGTATCTGAACGTCAAATGAAAAATCAATTACTTGATGATATGCCATTAGAGCGTCAACGCGGTATTACCATTAAACTTAATTCGGTAGAAGTAAAATATCATGCTAAAGATGGAGAAACATATATTTTTCACTTAATTGATACTCCGGGACATGTAGACTTTTCTTATGAAGTTTCGCGTTCTTTGGCAGCCTGTGAAGGAGCACTTTTAGTAGTAGATGCAACCCAAGGTGTTCAAGCGCAAACTTTAGCTAATACTTATCTAGCAATTGACGATGATTTGGAAATTTTGCCAGTCATTAATAAGATTGATTTGCCTTCAGCTGATCCTGAAATGTGCAAAAACGAAATTGAAGAGATGATTGGACTCGATGCCTCTGATGCTGTTGAAGTGTCCGGTAAGACAGGTCAAGGAATTCCTGAACTACTTGAGGAAATTGTTAAAAAGGTACCAGCACCAACTGGTGATTTGAATGCTCCTTTGAAGGCCTTAATTTTTGATTCAAAATATGATGATTATCGCGGGGTCGTTTTATCGGTTCGAATTGAAGAAGGAACTGTAAAACCTGGTGATAAGATTCGAATTATGAATACTGGGAAAGAATTTGAAGTGACAGAGGTTGGTGTTTCAAGTCCTCATCCTGTTAAAAAAGATATGCTTATTGCAGGGGACGTAGGATACTTGACTGCGAATATCAAGTCTGTTCGTGAAACTCGTGTAGGTGATACGATTACTAGCGCTGAAAATCCAACTGAGAAACCACTTCCCGGTTACCGCCAAATTCCACCAATGGTTTACTCTGGTATGTATCCAGTTGATAATCAAAAATATGATGATTTAAAAGAAGCACTGCAAAAATTGCAGTTAAATGATGCTGCCTTAGAGTTTGAACCTGAAACTTCTCAAGCATTAGGTTTTGGCTTCCGTTGTGGCTTTTTGGGATTGCTTCATATGGATGTGGTACAAGAAAGACTTGAGCAAGAATTTGGTATGGATTTAATTATGACTGCACCAAGTGTAGACTACCATGCAATTATGAATGATGGTTCAACTAAATTAATTGATAATCCTGCTGATTTACCAGATGCTGGTGAATATAAAGAAGTTCAAGAACCTTATGTTAAGGCAGAAGTGATGGTGCCAAATGACTTTGTAGGTCCAGTAATGGAGCTATGTCAGCGAAAACGCGGAGAATTTGTAACTATGGATTATTTAGACAAATACCGTGTTAATGTTATTTACAATATGCCCCTAGCTGAAATTATTTATGATTTCTTTGACGAACTAAAGTCTTCAACTAAAGGTTATGCTTCTCTTGATTACGAAATAACAGGTTATCGTGCAACAGACTTAGTTAAGATTGATATGTTGCTTAATAAAGAGCCAATTGATGCTCTTAGTTTCATTGCACATCGTGAAGAGGCTCAAAATCGTGCTCGTCAAATGACAACAATGCTTAAGAAGTTAATTCCACGTCAAAACTTTGAAGTTGATATTCAAGGTGCAATTGGTGCTAAAATTATTTCTCGTGCGACAATTAAACCATATCGTAAGGATGTTACTTGGAAAATTCATACTGGTGACCCAGATAGACGTGCTAAATTACTTGAAAAGCAGCGTCGTGGTAAGAAGAGAATGAAGGCAGTCGGAAAGGTAGAAGTACCCCAAGACGCATTTATGGCTGTTCTAAAAATGAATGATGACGATATTAAAGGTAAATAA
- the dnaK gene encoding molecular chaperone DnaK: MSKVIGIDLGTTNSAVAVLEGKEPKIITNPEGNRTTPSVVAFKNGEIQVGEVAKRQAITNPNTIVSIKSHMGEEGYKVKVGDKEYTPQEISAFILQYIKKFSEDYLGEKVTDAVITVPAYFNDAQRQATKDAGKIAGLNVQRIINEPTASALAYGLDKDENDEKVLVYDLGGGTFDVSILQLGDGVFQVLSTNGDTHLGGDDFDKRIMDWLIQNFKEENGVDLSNDKMALQRLKDAAEKAKKDLSGVSSTHISLPFISAGEAGPLHLEADLTRAKFDELTDDLVQKTKIAFDNALSDAGLSVSDIDKVILNGGSTRIPAVQKAVKEWAGKEPDHSINPDEAVALGAAIQGGVISGDVKDIVLLDVTPLSLGIETMGGVFTKLIDRNTTIPTSKSQIFSTAADNQPAVDVHVLQGERPMAADDKTLGRFELTDIPPAPRGVPQIQVTFDIDKNGIVNVSAKDMGTGKEQKITIKSSSGLSDEEIKKMQKDAEEHAEEDKKRKEEVDLRNEVDQLIFTTEKTLKETKGKVPETETKNVQDALDALKKAQKDNNLDEMKEKKEALSKAAQDLAVKLYQQNGGAQGAAGQAGPQGAQGGQPNNDNGSSNGQGGSTVDGDFHKVDPDK; encoded by the coding sequence ATGTCAAAAGTTATTGGTATTGACTTAGGTACGACTAACTCAGCTGTTGCCGTACTTGAAGGAAAAGAACCTAAGATTATTACTAACCCAGAAGGTAACCGTACGACTCCTTCTGTAGTTGCCTTTAAGAATGGTGAAATTCAAGTTGGGGAAGTTGCTAAGCGTCAAGCTATTACTAACCCTAACACTATTGTTTCAATTAAGAGCCATATGGGTGAAGAAGGTTACAAGGTTAAGGTTGGCGATAAGGAATATACTCCACAAGAAATTTCAGCCTTTATTTTGCAATACATTAAAAAGTTTTCTGAAGATTACTTAGGTGAAAAGGTAACTGATGCAGTTATCACTGTTCCTGCTTATTTCAATGACGCACAACGTCAAGCTACTAAAGATGCCGGAAAGATTGCTGGTTTAAATGTTCAAAGAATTATCAACGAACCAACAGCTTCTGCTTTAGCATATGGTCTTGATAAAGATGAAAATGATGAAAAAGTTTTAGTATATGACCTTGGTGGTGGTACTTTTGATGTTTCCATCTTGCAACTAGGTGATGGTGTCTTCCAAGTATTGTCAACTAATGGTGATACTCACCTTGGTGGTGATGACTTCGATAAGAGAATTATGGATTGGTTAATCCAAAACTTTAAGGAAGAAAATGGTGTTGACTTATCTAATGATAAGATGGCATTACAACGTTTAAAGGATGCTGCTGAAAAGGCTAAGAAAGACTTATCTGGCGTTTCATCAACTCACATTTCACTTCCATTCATTTCTGCTGGAGAAGCTGGTCCTCTTCACCTTGAAGCTGATTTAACTCGTGCTAAGTTTGATGAATTAACTGATGACTTAGTTCAAAAGACTAAGATTGCTTTTGACAATGCATTAAGTGATGCTGGCTTGAGCGTAAGTGATATTGACAAAGTTATTTTGAATGGTGGTTCAACTCGTATTCCTGCAGTTCAAAAAGCTGTTAAGGAATGGGCTGGAAAAGAACCTGATCACTCAATTAACCCTGATGAAGCTGTTGCTTTAGGTGCAGCAATTCAAGGTGGTGTTATTTCTGGTGATGTTAAGGATATCGTTTTACTTGATGTCACTCCATTATCACTTGGTATTGAAACTATGGGTGGTGTCTTCACTAAGTTAATTGATAGAAACACTACTATCCCAACTTCAAAGAGCCAAATCTTCTCAACTGCAGCAGATAATCAACCAGCTGTTGATGTTCACGTTCTTCAAGGTGAACGTCCAATGGCAGCAGATGATAAGACTTTAGGACGTTTTGAATTAACTGATATTCCACCAGCACCACGTGGTGTTCCACAAATTCAAGTTACTTTCGATATCGACAAGAACGGTATTGTAAATGTTTCTGCTAAGGATATGGGTACTGGTAAGGAACAAAAGATTACCATTAAGAGTTCTTCTGGTCTATCAGACGAAGAAATTAAGAAGATGCAAAAAGATGCTGAAGAGCATGCTGAAGAAGATAAGAAGCGTAAGGAAGAAGTTGATTTACGTAATGAAGTAGATCAATTAATCTTTACTACTGAAAAGACTTTGAAAGAAACTAAGGGTAAAGTTCCTGAAACTGAAACCAAGAATGTTCAAGATGCTTTGGATGCTTTGAAGAAAGCTCAAAAAGATAACAACTTGGATGAAATGAAAGAAAAGAAGGAAGCTTTATCAAAGGCTGCTCAAGATTTAGCTGTTAAACTTTACCAACAAAACGGTGGTGCTCAAGGTGCTGCTGGTCAAGCTGGACCTCAAGGAGCGCAAGGTGGTCAACCAAATAATGATAATGGCTCAAGCAACGGTCAAGGTGGTTCAACTGTTGATGGAGACTTTCACAAGGTAGACCCTGACAAGTAA
- a CDS encoding GyrI-like domain-containing protein — MAFDYKKEYKNLYHPKKQPEIIKVPKMNYIAVSGSGDPNQEGGTYHKALELLYGLAYTIKMSKKSEHKMPGYFDYVVPPLEGLWWSKDKQKIDYAHKENFAWISMIRLPDFVTEKEFNWAVKTATEKKKQDFFQVKFFTYDEGLCAQIMHIGSYDDEPATIEEIHRFVKKENYQIDIQNPRYHHEIYLSDPRRTKTERRKTVIRLPIK; from the coding sequence ATGGCATTTGATTATAAAAAAGAATATAAAAATTTGTATCATCCAAAAAAGCAACCTGAAATTATTAAGGTTCCTAAAATGAATTACATCGCAGTTTCAGGAAGTGGAGATCCTAATCAGGAAGGTGGGACTTATCACAAGGCGTTAGAATTACTTTATGGGCTTGCCTATACTATCAAGATGAGCAAAAAAAGTGAGCATAAAATGCCAGGATATTTTGATTATGTAGTGCCACCACTTGAAGGACTATGGTGGTCAAAAGATAAGCAAAAAATTGATTATGCTCACAAGGAGAACTTCGCCTGGATATCGATGATTCGACTGCCTGATTTTGTTACAGAAAAGGAATTTAATTGGGCAGTTAAGACAGCTACTGAGAAGAAAAAGCAAGATTTTTTTCAAGTTAAATTCTTTACTTATGATGAAGGACTTTGCGCTCAGATAATGCACATTGGTAGTTATGATGATGAGCCAGCGACAATTGAAGAGATACATCGATTTGTAAAAAAAGAAAATTATCAGATAGATATTCAAAATCCACGCTATCATCATGAAATATATTTAAGTGATCCAAGGAGAACTAAGACTGAAAGGCGTAAAACTGTAATTAGACTACCAATTAAATGA
- the grpE gene encoding nucleotide exchange factor GrpE: MSKEEFPHEKDLKDEVTPDKAPKKDPKATPKEEVKENPAKDYEKEIAELRAKNKDLEDKYLRSEAEIQNMQARYAKERAQLIKYESQSLAKEVLPAMDNLERALAIKADDEAAKQLQKGVQMTLDSLVKSMKDQGITEIKAEGETFDPALHQAVQTVAAENDDQKDHVVKVLQKGYQYKDRTLRPAMVVVAQ; encoded by the coding sequence GTGAGTAAAGAAGAGTTTCCGCATGAAAAAGATTTAAAAGACGAGGTGACCCCAGATAAGGCACCAAAGAAAGATCCAAAAGCAACTCCGAAAGAGGAAGTTAAGGAAAATCCAGCAAAAGATTATGAAAAAGAAATCGCTGAATTGAGAGCTAAGAATAAGGATCTTGAAGATAAATATCTACGTAGTGAAGCTGAGATTCAGAATATGCAAGCACGTTATGCAAAAGAGCGTGCGCAATTGATTAAATATGAATCTCAAAGCCTCGCTAAAGAAGTTTTGCCAGCAATGGATAACTTAGAACGCGCGTTAGCTATTAAAGCAGATGATGAGGCAGCTAAGCAACTCCAAAAGGGTGTTCAGATGACACTTGACTCATTAGTTAAATCAATGAAAGATCAAGGAATCACTGAAATCAAAGCCGAAGGTGAAACTTTTGACCCTGCGCTACATCAAGCTGTTCAAACTGTTGCAGCAGAAAATGATGATCAAAAGGATCACGTAGTTAAAGTTTTACAAAAAGGATATCAATATAAAGATAGAACATTAAGACCAGCAATGGTTGTAGTGGCTCAATAA
- the ribF gene encoding riboflavin biosynthesis protein RibF — translation MKVITLDYPISAPITNQKVILTLGFFDGVHIGHQKLIKDAKLIAEEKKLPLMVMTFDKHPKEIYKNDHKFVYLETAHEKEQKMEKLGVDYLVIIKFTKEFSQLKPQDFVDQVIMKLKADTVVVGFDYTYGPKDIANVENLPKFARGRFQIVVEPKQSIDKIKVGSTYIRKAIQGGNVELAAALLGQPYETSGIIVHGFRRGHKIGFPTANLDISDAKVLPAEGVYATRAKINGKWHDAMTSVGYNETFKTNHGLTIETNIFNFDEEAYGEPLTLAWYKFIRSNKKFSGIEELSRQLDQDKRNIKQYFYDLEK, via the coding sequence ATGAAAGTAATAACCTTAGATTATCCGATCTCTGCACCTATTACAAATCAAAAGGTAATCTTAACGTTAGGTTTTTTTGATGGGGTGCATATTGGTCATCAGAAACTTATTAAAGATGCAAAATTAATAGCCGAGGAGAAGAAGTTGCCATTAATGGTGATGACTTTTGATAAGCATCCTAAAGAGATATACAAAAATGATCATAAATTTGTTTATTTAGAAACGGCCCATGAAAAAGAACAAAAAATGGAAAAGCTGGGAGTAGATTATTTAGTGATTATTAAATTTACTAAAGAATTTAGTCAGCTTAAACCGCAGGATTTTGTAGATCAAGTAATTATGAAACTTAAAGCAGATACAGTTGTGGTAGGTTTTGATTATACTTATGGTCCAAAAGATATTGCTAATGTAGAAAATCTTCCCAAGTTTGCGCGAGGTAGGTTTCAAATTGTAGTGGAGCCTAAACAATCTATTGATAAAATTAAAGTTGGTTCCACCTACATTAGAAAGGCAATCCAAGGTGGAAATGTTGAATTAGCGGCTGCCTTACTAGGACAACCATATGAAACTTCAGGTATTATTGTTCATGGGTTTAGAAGAGGACATAAAATAGGCTTCCCGACTGCTAATCTTGATATTTCTGATGCTAAAGTTTTACCAGCTGAGGGAGTTTATGCAACCAGGGCTAAAATAAATGGAAAATGGCATGATGCTATGACTAGTGTTGGTTACAACGAAACTTTTAAAACAAACCACGGTTTAACAATTGAAACGAATATTTTTAATTTCGATGAGGAAGCATATGGTGAACCATTAACTTTAGCGTGGTACAAGTTTATACGTTCAAATAAAAAATTTTCTGGAATTGAAGAATTATCACGTCAACTAGACCAAGATAAACGAAATATAAAGCAATATTTCTATGATTTAGAAAAATAA
- the dnaJ gene encoding molecular chaperone DnaJ, with amino-acid sequence MAQRDYYDVLGVDKNASESDINKAYRKLAKKYHPDLNHEPGAEEKYKEVNEAYEVLHDKQKRAQYDQFGQAGVNGQAGFGGQGYGGFGGQGGYSSQGFGDFGDIFGDIFGSAFGGGRSRVDPTAPQKGQDLDYTMTIDFMDAIKGKKTDITYTRSEVCPTCDGSGAEKGTHPITCDKCHGTGVMTVTRQTPLGVIQQQTTCDKCGGRGTIIKHPCQTCHGKGTVDKKQTLEVKVPAGIDNGQQIRLSGQGEAGKNGGPYGDLYIVFRVKPSKEFRRNGTTIYSDAPISFAQAALGDKIRVNTVHGPVDLTIPAGTQPNTNFKLRGQGVPKINGTGNGDQEVTVKVVIPKKINDKQKEALVDYVKAGGGNISPQEKNFFERLKDKLNGE; translated from the coding sequence ATGGCACAACGTGATTATTATGATGTGCTGGGTGTTGATAAGAATGCTAGTGAAAGCGACATTAACAAGGCTTACCGCAAGCTGGCAAAAAAATATCACCCAGACTTAAACCATGAACCTGGCGCTGAAGAAAAATACAAAGAAGTAAATGAAGCATACGAGGTTCTGCATGATAAGCAAAAAAGGGCTCAATATGATCAATTTGGTCAAGCCGGTGTAAACGGTCAAGCTGGTTTTGGCGGTCAAGGTTATGGTGGCTTTGGTGGCCAAGGTGGTTATTCATCTCAAGGCTTTGGTGATTTTGGTGATATTTTTGGTGATATCTTTGGTTCAGCTTTTGGTGGTGGACGAAGTCGAGTAGATCCAACTGCTCCTCAAAAGGGTCAAGACTTGGATTATACAATGACAATTGACTTCATGGATGCGATCAAAGGCAAGAAGACAGATATTACTTACACAAGAAGTGAAGTTTGCCCAACTTGTGATGGTTCAGGTGCTGAAAAGGGAACTCACCCAATTACCTGTGACAAGTGTCACGGAACTGGTGTCATGACTGTAACTCGTCAAACGCCACTTGGAGTCATCCAGCAGCAAACTACATGTGATAAATGTGGTGGACGTGGTACGATCATTAAACATCCATGTCAAACTTGCCATGGTAAAGGAACCGTTGATAAAAAGCAAACACTTGAAGTTAAAGTCCCAGCTGGTATTGACAATGGTCAACAAATTCGCTTAAGTGGTCAAGGCGAAGCAGGTAAGAATGGTGGCCCTTATGGGGATTTGTATATTGTCTTTAGAGTTAAACCAAGCAAAGAATTTAGAAGAAATGGTACTACTATTTATAGTGATGCACCTATTTCCTTTGCTCAAGCAGCTTTGGGCGATAAAATTCGCGTAAATACTGTTCATGGACCGGTTGACTTGACTATTCCAGCTGGTACTCAACCTAATACTAACTTTAAGTTACGTGGTCAAGGCGTCCCTAAGATTAACGGTACTGGCAATGGAGATCAAGAAGTAACGGTTAAGGTTGTTATTCCAAAGAAAATTAACGATAAACAAAAAGAAGCTTTAGTTGATTATGTTAAAGCTGGTGGAGGAAATATTTCACCTCAAGAAAAGAACTTTTTTGAACGTTTAAAAGATAAATTAAACGGAGAATAA
- the hrcA gene encoding heat-inducible transcriptional repressor HrcA, producing MLTERQELILKTIIMDFTQSHEPVGSKTVMNQLPVKVSSATVRNEMAALEEKGLLEKTHSSSGRIPSTAGYRYYLDHLINPVKIPASVYNRIIYQLDQPFQQVNEIVQEAAKILSDLTNYTAFAAGPETRSVKVTGFRIVPLSSHQVMAILVTDDGNVKNQIYTLPHHTNGEEIEKAVRLINDQLVGKPLSSVNEVLLKRIADHLVAGGSATEILDLLQDVIKDAASEQMYVDGQINLLSNYESDDLAKVKSLYKLIDQNDAISSLIGFNPKDEIKNDSKSKVQVKLGSELQSDLLEDYSLLTAQYSVGKYGKGTIALLGPTNMPYSQMIGLLEYFRNELAKKLLDYYGRFK from the coding sequence ATGTTGACTGAACGGCAAGAACTTATTTTAAAGACTATTATTATGGACTTTACTCAGTCTCATGAGCCAGTAGGTTCTAAGACCGTGATGAATCAACTGCCTGTCAAGGTTTCAAGTGCTACAGTTCGAAATGAAATGGCGGCACTAGAAGAAAAGGGACTACTTGAGAAGACTCATTCTTCAAGTGGTAGAATTCCTTCAACTGCTGGTTATCGGTATTACTTAGATCATTTGATTAATCCCGTAAAAATACCAGCATCCGTCTATAATCGAATTATTTATCAATTAGACCAACCCTTTCAACAAGTTAATGAAATCGTACAAGAAGCTGCAAAAATTCTGTCTGATTTAACTAATTACACTGCTTTTGCAGCGGGTCCTGAAACTCGCTCGGTTAAAGTAACTGGTTTTAGGATCGTTCCCCTTTCAAGCCATCAAGTGATGGCAATATTAGTTACGGATGACGGTAATGTAAAGAATCAAATCTACACGTTACCTCATCATACAAATGGGGAGGAGATTGAAAAAGCAGTTCGACTAATTAATGATCAATTAGTTGGAAAACCACTTAGTTCAGTTAATGAAGTGTTACTTAAGAGAATTGCAGACCATCTAGTTGCTGGTGGATCAGCAACTGAAATTTTGGATTTGCTTCAAGATGTTATTAAGGATGCTGCTAGTGAGCAAATGTATGTGGATGGTCAGATTAATCTTTTGAGTAATTATGAAAGTGACGATTTAGCTAAAGTTAAATCTCTCTACAAATTAATTGATCAAAATGATGCTATTTCAAGCTTGATTGGTTTTAATCCTAAAGATGAAATTAAGAATGATTCAAAGTCGAAAGTTCAAGTTAAGTTAGGTTCTGAATTACAATCAGATCTACTTGAAGATTATAGTTTGTTGACTGCACAATATAGCGTTGGTAAATATGGTAAAGGAACAATAGCATTACTTGGACCAACTAACATGCCATACTCGCAGATGATCGGATTACTCGAGTATTTTAGGAATGAACTAGCAAAGAAATTGTTAGATTATTATGGTAGATTTAAGTAA